One part of the Pseudodesulfovibrio alkaliphilus genome encodes these proteins:
- a CDS encoding ammonium transporter has product MFSRKFPTPVSAKAAMVMVALVAALDPTLAFADEAEFLTQDNANILWTVIAAILVMFMQAGFGCVEAGFTRAKSAGNILMKNFLDFSVGSICFFLFGFAIMFGLDAGGFFGTSGFALGGVADADLPWTYTFWFFQSVFAATAATIVSGGMAERTKFSSYVLVSIFVTGLIYPISGHWAWGSLWLGDDGAGWLETLGFCDFAGSSVVHSVGGWIALAGAMVLGPRLGKYTEDGKARAIPGHNIPLAALGVFILWFGWFGFNPGSTTTADDTIGMIAMNTSLAACAGVLGAMGMSWLRFGKPDISMTLNGALAGLVGITAGCATVSAGGSILIGLAAGLLVVLSIEFIDKVLRIDDPVGAASVHGVCGAWGTIACGLFNVDGGLFYGGGFGQLGVQLIGAGAFFVWAFGAGYVLMTAIKGVSGLRVDKDEELKGLDISEHGSESYNGFQLFSNE; this is encoded by the coding sequence ATGTTTTCGAGAAAGTTCCCAACCCCCGTATCGGCCAAGGCCGCCATGGTCATGGTGGCCTTGGTGGCCGCTCTGGATCCGACGCTTGCCTTTGCCGACGAAGCAGAGTTTCTCACTCAGGACAATGCCAATATCCTGTGGACCGTCATTGCCGCCATCCTGGTCATGTTCATGCAGGCCGGGTTCGGCTGCGTGGAGGCCGGGTTCACCCGGGCCAAGTCCGCGGGCAACATCCTGATGAAGAACTTCCTGGATTTTTCCGTTGGTTCCATCTGCTTTTTCCTGTTCGGCTTCGCCATCATGTTCGGCCTTGATGCGGGCGGATTTTTCGGCACTTCGGGTTTTGCCCTGGGCGGCGTTGCCGACGCTGACCTGCCCTGGACCTATACCTTCTGGTTCTTCCAGTCCGTGTTTGCGGCCACTGCGGCCACCATTGTCTCCGGGGGCATGGCAGAGCGCACGAAATTTTCGAGCTACGTGCTGGTTTCGATCTTTGTCACCGGCTTGATCTATCCCATTTCCGGTCACTGGGCATGGGGTTCTTTGTGGTTGGGCGACGACGGCGCGGGCTGGCTTGAGACCCTTGGTTTCTGCGATTTCGCCGGTTCTTCCGTGGTCCACTCCGTGGGCGGCTGGATCGCACTGGCCGGGGCCATGGTCCTCGGTCCCCGGCTGGGCAAGTACACCGAAGACGGAAAGGCGCGGGCCATACCCGGCCACAACATCCCCCTGGCCGCCCTTGGCGTGTTCATCCTCTGGTTCGGCTGGTTCGGATTCAATCCCGGCTCCACCACCACTGCCGACGACACCATAGGCATGATCGCCATGAACACCTCGCTGGCTGCCTGCGCCGGCGTTCTCGGGGCAATGGGCATGTCCTGGCTTCGTTTCGGCAAGCCCGACATCTCCATGACCCTCAACGGCGCCCTGGCAGGGCTGGTGGGTATCACCGCCGGTTGCGCCACGGTCAGTGCCGGGGGCTCCATCCTCATCGGTTTGGCGGCCGGTCTGCTGGTGGTTCTGTCCATCGAATTCATCGACAAGGTGCTGCGCATCGACGATCCGGTCGGTGCGGCTTCGGTCCATGGCGTGTGCGGCGCGTGGGGCACCATCGCCTGCGGCCTTTTCAATGTCGACGGTGGCCTGTTCTACGGCGGCGGTTTCGGTCAGCTTGGCGTGCAGCTCATCGGCGCGGGGGCCTTCTTCGTTTGGGCCTTCGGTGCCGGGTATGTGCTCATGACCGCCATCAAGGGCGTGTCAGGACTGCGCGTGGACAAGGACGAGGAACTCAAGGGCCTGGACATCTCAGAGCATGGCAGCGAGTCCTACAACGGCTTTCAGCTCTTCAGCAACGAGTAG